The proteins below are encoded in one region of Pseudomonas sp. SCB32:
- a CDS encoding cupin domain-containing protein, protein MSDEETAPETRGVTVELLATMDLGLEIEGMAGRQLRMRRVTIEPGGVFGPVHSHIDRPGTVFILQGTITDHRDGVATDYGPGLGWPEDRNTTHWLENRGTVAAVEISVDIVRQR, encoded by the coding sequence ATGAGCGACGAAGAGACGGCACCCGAGACCAGGGGAGTAACGGTGGAGTTGCTGGCGACGATGGACCTGGGGCTGGAGATCGAGGGCATGGCCGGGCGTCAGTTGCGCATGCGCAGGGTAACCATCGAGCCGGGCGGTGTGTTCGGGCCGGTGCACAGCCACATCGACAGGCCCGGTACGGTCTTCATCCTGCAGGGCACCATCACCGACCATCGCGATGGCGTGGCCACGGACTATGGGCCGGGCCTGGGCTGGCCGGAGGACCGGAACACCACGCACTGGCTGGAGAATCGGGGCACGGTCGCGGCGGTGGAGATTTCGGTCGATATCGTCCGGCAGAGGTGA
- a CDS encoding isochorismatase family protein: MNANVAPHYQRLTRDNAVLLIVDHQVGLYTGVRDIDTLELKHNIVGLARAAVALHLPIVLTTTTEKMWGPTIPELKEALPGISRIERTTVNAWDEPRVVAAVKETGRRNLIVTGISTDVCLAFPAMAALDDGFITYAVIDASGSFTHAQADLGVMRMIQAGVIPVGYSNVAVEILGDNAAPEASAVYAALGMPFAGLVFNLSQYFSGQ, from the coding sequence ATGAACGCAAACGTCGCCCCGCACTATCAACGCCTGACCCGCGACAACGCGGTGCTGCTCATCGTCGATCACCAGGTCGGGCTCTATACCGGAGTCCGCGATATCGACACCCTTGAGCTCAAGCACAACATCGTCGGCCTCGCCCGCGCCGCTGTCGCGCTGCACCTTCCCATTGTGCTGACCACCACCACGGAGAAGATGTGGGGGCCGACCATTCCCGAACTCAAGGAAGCCCTACCCGGCATCTCGCGCATCGAGCGGACCACGGTCAACGCCTGGGACGAGCCGCGCGTGGTGGCGGCGGTGAAGGAGACCGGGCGCAGGAACCTGATCGTCACCGGCATCTCGACCGACGTCTGCCTGGCCTTTCCGGCCATGGCCGCACTGGACGACGGATTCATCACCTACGCGGTCATCGACGCCTCCGGCAGTTTCACCCATGCACAAGCCGACCTCGGGGTGATGCGCATGATTCAGGCCGGAGTCATTCCGGTGGGCTACTCGAACGTCGCGGTGGAAATCCTCGGCGACAACGCCGCCCCGGAAGCCAGCGCCGTCTACGCCGCACTGGGCATGCCCTTCGCCGGCCTGGTGTTCAACCTGAGCCAGTATTTTTCCGGGCAGTAG
- a CDS encoding LysR substrate-binding domain-containing protein, producing MDPLPFDLNHLRGFVLVVEHHGFTAAANALGVPKSRISRYVAELEAALGTRLLQRNSRKLALTEAGSEFYGYSVAMLGQARAAHVAMQHRSGAVAGTVRLSVSVAVADLLLTHVLPPFLAAFPQVNVALQATNRMADLIDEGLDLAVRGMKAAPESSDLIQSRICTVRWGLVASPDYLAKIPIHAVADLAAADALLYRPLDGSEPGWTLYASDDSETIQRTRVRLQGDSLAVLKSAALAGCGIGELPLYACRDELADGSLLHLLPGYRPRFGRLVLLFPSRRGMTPAARMLADHLRSGFLALLRPNEHLDHPPNR from the coding sequence ATGGACCCCCTACCCTTCGACCTGAACCACCTGCGCGGCTTCGTCCTGGTGGTGGAGCACCACGGCTTCACCGCGGCGGCGAATGCGCTGGGCGTGCCCAAATCCCGCATCTCCCGCTACGTGGCCGAACTGGAGGCCGCGCTCGGCACCCGCCTGTTGCAACGCAACTCCCGCAAGCTCGCCCTCACCGAAGCCGGCAGCGAATTCTATGGCTACAGCGTGGCCATGCTGGGACAGGCGCGCGCCGCGCACGTCGCCATGCAGCACCGCAGCGGCGCCGTTGCCGGCACGGTGCGGTTGAGCGTTTCGGTCGCGGTCGCCGACCTGCTGCTGACCCACGTGCTGCCGCCCTTCCTCGCGGCGTTCCCGCAGGTGAACGTGGCACTCCAGGCCACCAACCGCATGGCCGACCTGATCGATGAGGGTCTCGACCTGGCGGTGCGCGGCATGAAGGCAGCGCCGGAGTCCTCGGACCTGATCCAGTCGCGGATCTGCACCGTTCGCTGGGGCCTGGTGGCGAGCCCGGACTACCTGGCGAAGATCCCGATTCATGCGGTTGCCGATCTGGCCGCCGCCGACGCCCTCCTGTACCGGCCCCTGGATGGCTCGGAGCCCGGCTGGACGCTTTACGCCAGCGACGACAGCGAGACGATCCAGCGCACCCGGGTGCGCCTGCAGGGTGACAGCCTGGCGGTGCTCAAGAGTGCGGCGCTCGCCGGCTGCGGCATCGGAGAGCTGCCCCTGTATGCGTGCCGCGATGAGCTCGCCGACGGCAGCCTGCTGCACCTGCTGCCGGGATACCGTCCGCGTTTCGGGCGCCTGGTGCTGCTCTTCCCCTCCCGGCGCGGCATGACGCCGGCCGCCAGGATGCTGGCCGACCACCTGCGCTCGGGTTTCCTGGCCCTGCTCCGCCCCAACGAGCACCTGGATCACCCACCGAACCGCTGA
- a CDS encoding formate dehydrogenase subunit delta, with product MNTDNLIKMANQIGQYFASEPDRQQAVRGVQQHLQSFWTPAMRRDLKAWHEQHPDGDLNLLVRAALTEATANA from the coding sequence ATGAACACCGACAACCTGATCAAGATGGCCAACCAGATCGGCCAGTACTTCGCCAGCGAGCCCGACCGCCAGCAGGCCGTGCGCGGCGTGCAGCAGCACCTGCAGAGCTTCTGGACCCCGGCCATGCGCCGCGACCTGAAGGCCTGGCATGAGCAACACCCGGACGGCGACCTGAACCTGCTGGTGCGGGCCGCGTTGACGGAGGCGACCGCGAACGCGTAG
- the fdhF gene encoding formate dehydrogenase subunit alpha yields the protein MINYFDPANSSSSELDLGTPARESDVQVSLSIDGREISVPAGTSVMRAAALLGTTIPKLCATDSLEAFGSCRMCLVEIDGMRGYPASCTTPVTEGMVVRTQTPKLAGLRRNVMELYISDHPLDCLTCSANGNCELQTVAGQVGLREVRYGYEGANHLGDAKDVSNPYFDYDPSKCIVCNRCVRACEETQGTFALTIAGRGFESRVAAAGGENFLDSECVSCGACVQACPTATLMEKSVVEIGQPERSVITTCAYCGVGCSFRAEMKGNQLVRMVPDKNGQANHGHSCVKGRFAWGYATHPDRITKPMIRKHISDPWQEVSWDEAVTYAASEFRRIQMKYGRDSIGGITSSRCTNEETYLVQKLVRAAFGNNNVDTCARVCHSPTGYGLKQTLGESAGTQSFDSVMQADVVLVMGANPTDAHPVFGSQLKRRLREGAQLIVIDPRRIDLVDSPHARAELHLQLRPGTNVAMLNALAHVIVSEGLVKQDFVDARCEASDFIRWRDFVSLPENAPEVLGPVCGVPAEEIRAAARLYATGGNAAIYYGLGVTEHSQGSTAVMGIANLAMATGNVGREGVGVNPLRGQNNVQGSCDMGSFPHELPGYRHVSNQAVRAQFEQAWGVTLQPDPGLRIPNMFEAALGGTFKALYCQGEDIAQSDPNTQHVTAALSAMECVVVQDIFLNETAKFAHVFLPGSSFLEKDGTFTNAERRISRVRKVMEPLGGKADWEGTVALANALGYPMNYTHPSQIMDEIARLTPTFTRVSYAELDRHGSLQWPCNDAAPDGTPTMHIEEFVRGKGRFMLTGYVPTDEKVNARYPLLLTTGRILSQYNVGAQTRRTDNVAWHEEDRLEIHPSDAESRGINEGDWVGVGSRAGQTVLRAKVSERVAPGVVYTTFHFPESGANVITTDNSDWATNCPEYKVTAVEVVRVYEPSEWQKRYQNFSDEQRRLLQERRHAERAEARR from the coding sequence ATGATCAACTACTTCGATCCCGCCAATTCCAGCTCCAGCGAACTCGACCTCGGCACCCCCGCCCGCGAGAGCGACGTACAGGTCAGCCTGAGCATCGATGGCCGCGAAATCAGCGTGCCCGCCGGCACCTCGGTGATGCGCGCCGCGGCGCTGCTGGGCACCACCATTCCCAAGCTCTGCGCCACCGACAGCCTGGAAGCCTTCGGCTCCTGCCGCATGTGCCTGGTGGAAATCGACGGCATGCGCGGCTACCCGGCCTCCTGCACCACGCCGGTGACCGAAGGCATGGTGGTGCGCACCCAGACGCCGAAACTGGCGGGACTGCGCCGCAACGTCATGGAGCTGTACATCTCCGACCACCCGCTGGACTGCCTGACCTGTTCGGCCAACGGCAACTGCGAACTGCAGACGGTGGCCGGCCAGGTCGGCCTGCGCGAAGTGCGCTATGGCTACGAGGGCGCCAACCACCTGGGCGATGCGAAGGACGTCTCCAACCCGTACTTCGACTACGACCCGAGCAAGTGCATCGTCTGCAACCGCTGCGTGCGCGCCTGCGAGGAAACCCAGGGCACCTTCGCCCTGACCATCGCGGGGCGCGGCTTCGAGTCCCGCGTGGCGGCCGCCGGCGGCGAGAACTTCCTCGACTCCGAGTGCGTCTCCTGCGGCGCCTGCGTGCAGGCCTGCCCCACCGCCACACTGATGGAAAAGAGCGTGGTCGAGATCGGCCAGCCGGAGCGCAGCGTCATCACCACCTGTGCTTACTGCGGCGTGGGCTGCTCCTTCCGCGCCGAGATGAAGGGCAACCAGCTGGTGCGCATGGTCCCGGACAAGAACGGCCAGGCCAACCACGGCCATTCCTGCGTCAAGGGCCGCTTCGCCTGGGGCTACGCCACCCACCCGGACCGCATCACCAAGCCGATGATCCGCAAGCACATCAGCGACCCGTGGCAGGAGGTCAGCTGGGACGAAGCGGTCACCTACGCGGCCAGCGAATTCCGCCGCATCCAGATGAAATACGGGCGCGATTCCATCGGCGGCATCACCTCCAGCCGCTGCACCAACGAAGAGACCTATCTGGTGCAGAAGCTGGTGCGCGCGGCGTTCGGCAACAACAACGTCGACACCTGCGCACGCGTCTGCCACTCGCCCACCGGCTACGGCCTCAAGCAGACCCTGGGCGAGTCCGCCGGCACCCAGAGCTTCGACTCGGTGATGCAGGCCGACGTGGTGCTGGTGATGGGCGCCAACCCCACCGACGCCCACCCGGTGTTCGGCTCCCAGCTCAAGCGCCGCCTGCGTGAAGGCGCGCAACTGATCGTCATCGACCCGCGCCGCATCGACCTGGTGGACTCGCCCCACGCGCGCGCCGAGCTGCACCTGCAACTGCGCCCCGGCACCAACGTGGCCATGCTCAACGCCCTGGCCCACGTCATCGTCAGCGAAGGCCTGGTCAAGCAGGACTTCGTCGATGCGCGCTGCGAGGCGAGCGACTTCATCCGCTGGCGTGATTTCGTCAGCCTGCCTGAGAACGCGCCGGAAGTGCTCGGCCCGGTCTGCGGCGTACCCGCCGAGGAAATCCGCGCCGCCGCCCGCCTCTACGCCACCGGCGGCAACGCGGCCATCTACTACGGCCTGGGCGTCACCGAACACAGCCAGGGCAGCACCGCAGTGATGGGCATCGCCAACCTCGCCATGGCCACCGGCAACGTCGGCCGCGAAGGTGTCGGCGTGAACCCGCTGCGCGGCCAGAACAACGTCCAGGGCTCCTGCGACATGGGCTCCTTCCCCCATGAACTGCCGGGCTACCGCCACGTCTCCAACCAGGCCGTGCGCGCGCAGTTCGAGCAGGCCTGGGGCGTGACCCTGCAGCCCGATCCGGGCCTGCGCATCCCCAACATGTTCGAGGCGGCGCTGGGTGGCACCTTCAAGGCCCTCTACTGCCAGGGCGAGGACATCGCCCAGAGCGACCCCAACACCCAGCACGTCACCGCCGCGCTGTCGGCCATGGAGTGCGTGGTGGTGCAGGACATCTTCCTCAACGAGACGGCCAAGTTCGCCCACGTGTTCCTGCCGGGCAGCTCCTTCCTCGAAAAGGACGGCACCTTCACCAACGCCGAACGCCGCATCTCCCGCGTGCGCAAGGTGATGGAACCCCTGGGCGGCAAGGCCGACTGGGAAGGCACCGTGGCCCTGGCCAACGCCCTGGGCTACCCGATGAACTACACCCACCCGTCGCAGATCATGGACGAGATCGCCCGCCTGACGCCGACCTTCACCCGCGTCAGCTACGCCGAACTGGACCGCCACGGCAGCCTGCAGTGGCCGTGCAACGATGCGGCGCCCGACGGCACCCCGACCATGCACATCGAAGAGTTCGTGCGCGGCAAGGGACGCTTCATGCTCACCGGCTACGTGCCTACCGACGAGAAGGTCAACGCCCGCTACCCGCTGCTGCTGACCACCGGGCGCATCCTCAGCCAGTACAACGTCGGCGCCCAGACCCGGCGCACCGACAACGTTGCCTGGCACGAGGAAGACCGGCTGGAGATCCACCCCAGCGACGCCGAGAGCCGGGGCATCAACGAAGGCGATTGGGTCGGTGTGGGCAGCCGCGCCGGGCAGACGGTGCTGCGCGCCAAGGTCAGCGAGCGCGTCGCGCCGGGGGTGGTCTACACGACCTTCCACTTCCCGGAATCGGGCGCCAACGTGATCACCACCGACAACTCCGACTGGGCCACCAACTGCCCGGAGTACAAGGTCACGGCGGTGGAAGTGGTGCGTGTCTACGAACCCTCCGAGTGGCAGAAGCGCTACCAGAACTTCAGTGACGAACAGCGTCGCCTGCTGCAGGAACGCCGCCACGCGGAAAGAGCCGAGGCCCGCCGATGA
- a CDS encoding NADH-ubiquinone oxidoreductase-F iron-sulfur binding region domain-containing protein, with translation MLKLFVSCDSVARSVGADEIAAALAAEAERRQMPMDVQRTSSRGLYWLEPLVELEGANGRLGFGPLTVGQVPALLDALSCDSTGDSASHPLALGPVEEIPYLKTQQRLLFARAGITRPLSLDDYRAHGGFEGLTRAIGMDGAEVVAAVLDSGLRGRGGAAFPAGIKWRTVRDAKAAQKYVVCNADEGDSGTFADRMLMEGDPFLLIEGMAIAGLAVGATMGYIYVRSEYPDSITALNQAIQIARDASFLGEDVCGSGRTFELEVRMGAGAYICGEETALLDSLEGKRGVVRAKPPLPALQGLFGLPTLVHNVLTLTSVPIIMAKGAQFYRDFGMGRSLGTMPFQLAGNIRHGGLVERAFGLTLRELVEGYGGGTATGRPLKAAQVGGPLGAWVPPSQFDTPLDYEAFAAMGAMLGHGGVVVADDSLDMARMARFALQFCAEESCGKCTPCRIGSTRGVEVVDRILAATDAGARDEQVILLKDLCDTLTYGSLCALGGMTAFPVTSALKHFPADFGLAPQEADQ, from the coding sequence ATGCTGAAGCTGTTCGTTTCCTGCGATTCGGTCGCCCGCTCGGTGGGTGCCGATGAAATCGCCGCTGCGCTGGCCGCCGAGGCCGAGCGCCGCCAAATGCCGATGGACGTGCAACGCACCAGCTCCCGTGGCCTTTACTGGCTGGAGCCGCTGGTCGAGCTGGAAGGCGCCAATGGCCGCCTGGGCTTCGGCCCGCTCACAGTGGGCCAGGTCCCGGCCCTGCTCGATGCACTCTCTTGCGACTCGACCGGCGACTCCGCCAGCCATCCGCTGGCCCTCGGGCCGGTGGAAGAGATTCCCTATCTGAAGACCCAGCAGCGCCTGCTGTTCGCCCGTGCCGGTATCACCCGGCCGCTGTCGCTGGACGACTACCGCGCCCACGGCGGCTTCGAGGGCCTGACCCGCGCCATCGGCATGGACGGCGCCGAGGTGGTCGCCGCAGTGCTCGACTCCGGCCTGCGCGGCCGTGGCGGCGCGGCCTTCCCCGCCGGCATCAAGTGGCGCACCGTGCGTGACGCCAAGGCCGCGCAGAAATACGTGGTGTGCAACGCCGACGAAGGCGACTCCGGCACCTTCGCCGACCGCATGCTGATGGAAGGCGACCCCTTCCTGCTGATCGAAGGCATGGCCATCGCCGGCCTCGCCGTCGGCGCGACCATGGGCTACATCTATGTGCGCTCCGAGTACCCGGATTCCATCACCGCCCTCAACCAGGCCATCCAGATCGCCCGCGATGCCAGCTTCCTGGGTGAAGACGTGTGCGGCAGCGGCCGCACCTTCGAGCTGGAAGTGCGGATGGGCGCCGGCGCCTATATCTGCGGCGAGGAAACCGCCCTGCTGGACTCCCTGGAAGGCAAGCGCGGCGTGGTCCGCGCCAAGCCGCCGTTGCCGGCGCTGCAAGGCCTGTTCGGACTGCCGACGCTGGTGCACAACGTGCTCACCCTGACCTCGGTGCCAATCATCATGGCCAAGGGCGCGCAGTTCTACCGCGACTTCGGCATGGGCCGCTCGCTGGGCACCATGCCCTTCCAGCTAGCCGGCAATATCCGCCACGGCGGGCTGGTCGAGCGCGCCTTCGGTCTGACCCTGCGCGAACTGGTAGAAGGCTACGGCGGCGGCACCGCCACCGGCCGGCCACTGAAGGCCGCACAGGTGGGCGGCCCGCTGGGCGCCTGGGTACCACCGTCGCAATTCGACACCCCGCTGGACTACGAGGCCTTCGCCGCCATGGGCGCGATGCTTGGCCACGGCGGCGTGGTAGTGGCTGACGACAGCCTCGACATGGCCCGCATGGCGCGCTTCGCCCTGCAATTCTGCGCCGAGGAATCCTGCGGCAAGTGCACACCGTGCCGCATCGGCTCCACCCGTGGCGTGGAGGTCGTCGACCGCATCCTGGCAGCGACTGACGCCGGAGCGCGGGACGAGCAGGTGATCCTGCTCAAGGACCTCTGCGACACCCTGACCTACGGCTCGCTCTGCGCGCTTGGCGGCATGACCGCCTTCCCCGTGACCAGCGCCCTCAAGCACTTCCCCGCCGACTTTGGTCTGGCGCCCCAGGAGGCCGACCAATGA
- a CDS encoding formate dehydrogenase subunit gamma: MSDDSLHLPLIHDVLERQKATPGALLPILHTIQDGIGYIPDVAVPEIAHALNLSVAEVRGVISFYHDFRTSAPARHTLRLCRAESCQSMGAEGLAAQLREQLALDDHGTSADGQIALRPVYCLGACACSPALELDGRVHARLTPERLRELVNGCLEDGAC, from the coding sequence ATGTCTGATGACTCGCTCCACCTGCCCCTGATTCACGACGTGCTGGAACGCCAGAAGGCGACTCCCGGCGCCTTGCTGCCAATCCTCCACACCATCCAGGACGGCATCGGGTACATCCCCGATGTCGCCGTTCCCGAAATCGCTCACGCCCTCAACCTCAGCGTCGCCGAGGTACGCGGGGTGATCAGCTTCTACCACGACTTCCGTACGTCTGCGCCAGCGCGGCATACCCTGCGCCTGTGCCGGGCCGAGTCGTGCCAGAGCATGGGAGCCGAAGGCCTGGCCGCGCAGCTGCGTGAACAGCTTGCGCTGGATGACCACGGCACCAGCGCCGACGGCCAGATTGCCCTGCGCCCGGTCTATTGCCTGGGCGCCTGCGCCTGCTCGCCGGCCCTGGAGCTGGACGGCCGCGTGCATGCGCGCCTCACCCCCGAACGCCTGCGCGAGCTGGTGAACGGCTGCCTGGAGGATGGAGCATGCTGA
- the gfa gene encoding S-(hydroxymethyl)glutathione synthase, which yields MSAIHIHPSVDNGIRPEKPGFAGGTLQCLCATDKVEVAVGAQTLHNHACGCTKCWKPAGATFAVIAVVPRDKVSVVAHPEKLQIVDENAVIQRHACRQCGVHLFGRIENKGHAFYGLDFVHTELSPQEGWSAPGFAAFVSSLIESGTPPSQMQAIRKRLRELHLEPYDCLSPPLMDALASHAAKQKGTYRDA from the coding sequence ATGAGCGCGATTCACATTCATCCATCGGTGGACAACGGCATCCGCCCGGAGAAGCCCGGCTTTGCCGGCGGCACGCTGCAATGTCTATGCGCAACCGACAAGGTGGAAGTCGCGGTCGGCGCCCAGACGCTGCACAACCATGCCTGTGGCTGCACCAAGTGCTGGAAGCCCGCCGGGGCGACCTTCGCCGTGATAGCCGTGGTGCCGCGAGACAAGGTCAGCGTGGTGGCGCACCCCGAGAAGCTGCAGATCGTCGACGAGAACGCCGTCATCCAGCGGCACGCCTGCCGCCAGTGTGGCGTGCACCTGTTCGGCCGCATCGAGAACAAGGGGCATGCCTTCTACGGTTTGGACTTCGTGCATACCGAACTCTCCCCGCAGGAGGGCTGGTCGGCGCCGGGCTTCGCCGCCTTCGTCTCCTCGCTGATCGAGAGCGGCACCCCACCCTCGCAGATGCAGGCGATCCGCAAGCGCCTGCGTGAGCTGCATCTGGAGCCCTATGACTGCCTGTCGCCGCCCCTGATGGATGCGCTGGCCAGCCACGCGGCCAAGCAGAAAGGCACCTACCGCGACGCCTGA
- a CDS encoding glycine zipper 2TM domain-containing protein, with the protein MKAVTSWITALFVAASLTACATVGPGNGGPGEMEIRTGRIEQITMTQMQTNHDSGIGAVLGGVGGAALGSLIGQGTGRDVAMVAGVLGGALAGNYAEKKRYDQPKEAQQIIVRMKSGVLVSVTQPVNASLNQGMLVYIEGTGSDARVVPQG; encoded by the coding sequence ATGAAAGCCGTAACTTCGTGGATCACCGCTCTCTTCGTCGCAGCCTCCCTGACCGCTTGCGCAACTGTCGGCCCGGGCAATGGAGGGCCCGGCGAAATGGAAATTCGAACAGGACGCATCGAACAGATCACCATGACGCAGATGCAGACCAACCATGACAGCGGCATCGGCGCGGTCCTTGGCGGGGTGGGCGGTGCTGCGCTGGGAAGCCTGATCGGCCAAGGCACCGGGCGCGACGTCGCCATGGTTGCAGGCGTCCTGGGCGGAGCCCTGGCCGGCAACTATGCGGAGAAGAAACGCTACGACCAGCCCAAGGAAGCCCAGCAGATCATCGTCCGCATGAAGAGCGGCGTGCTGGTGTCCGTGACCCAACCAGTCAATGCAAGCCTGAACCAGGGCATGCTGGTCTACATCGAAGGCACCGGCAGTGACGCGCGCGTGGTGCCGCAGGGCTGA
- a CDS encoding SDR family oxidoreductase — translation MTTKLGTALITGASSGIGAIYADRLSRRGYDLILVARNEALLNALAKRLTDETGRSIEVVVADLGAKADLARVEDILRTDASITLLVNNAGIGATRPLLESNIDKLDDLIALNVNAVTRLTYAAIPGFVARGGGALINIASIVAIAPEVLNGVYGASKAFVLAFSQSLHSELKDHNVRVQVVLPGATATDFWAASGKPVEQLPSAIVMNAEDMVDAALAGLDLGEFVTIPALPDIADLDAYEAARQKLLPNLSSSVPATRYTG, via the coding sequence ATGACGACGAAACTTGGTACTGCACTCATTACCGGCGCATCTTCCGGCATCGGCGCGATCTATGCCGACAGGCTCAGCCGACGCGGTTACGACCTGATCCTGGTCGCTCGCAACGAGGCGCTGCTCAATGCCCTGGCGAAGCGCCTGACCGACGAAACGGGACGGTCCATCGAGGTCGTGGTCGCCGACCTGGGCGCCAAGGCCGACCTGGCGCGCGTCGAGGACATCCTGCGGACTGATGCCAGCATCACGTTGCTGGTCAACAACGCCGGCATCGGCGCCACCCGCCCCCTGCTCGAATCGAACATCGACAAACTGGACGACCTGATCGCGCTCAACGTGAACGCCGTGACCCGCCTGACCTACGCGGCCATTCCGGGCTTCGTCGCACGCGGCGGCGGTGCGCTGATCAATATCGCCTCGATCGTGGCCATCGCCCCGGAAGTGCTGAACGGCGTCTACGGCGCCTCGAAAGCCTTCGTACTCGCCTTCAGCCAGTCGCTGCACAGCGAACTCAAGGACCACAACGTGCGGGTCCAGGTGGTTCTTCCCGGCGCTACGGCCACCGATTTCTGGGCAGCCTCAGGCAAACCTGTCGAGCAGTTGCCCAGTGCGATCGTCATGAACGCTGAAGACATGGTGGATGCGGCCCTCGCCGGGCTCGACCTGGGCGAGTTCGTCACCATCCCGGCCCTGCCGGACATCGCCGATCTGGATGCCTATGAAGCCGCACGGCAGAAGCTGCTGCCGAACCTGTCGTCGAGTGTGCCAGCGACCCGTTATACGGGCTGA
- a CDS encoding GlxA family transcriptional regulator, with translation MHSIGFVIFPGFQIMGLTAITAFELANLTLGKPVYEVTLLSEEGGLVPSSAGFRIETQAFGKRTFDTVMFGSGTAIAPVTAGLANFVRQSMESARRVAAPCVGAFVLAESGVLDGRRATTHWLFAKELQDRFPGVKVEADRIYIIDGPVWTSAGMTASIDLALAMIEKDHGLETARTVARKLVVYHRRAGGQSQFSVLLDLEPKSDRIQQALDYARRNLRNTLSVEELAEVSHLSPRQFSRAFSAETGQSPAKAVEHLRVEAARMLLEGSGHPIEVIARETGFVDRERMRRAFLRTIGQTPQAVRRSGTPSAQ, from the coding sequence ATGCATAGCATCGGCTTCGTCATCTTTCCCGGCTTCCAGATCATGGGGCTCACGGCCATCACCGCGTTCGAGCTCGCCAACCTGACCCTCGGCAAGCCTGTCTATGAAGTCACGCTGCTGTCGGAAGAGGGCGGGCTGGTGCCTTCGTCGGCGGGCTTCCGTATTGAAACCCAGGCCTTCGGCAAACGGACCTTCGATACCGTGATGTTCGGCTCCGGCACCGCCATCGCGCCGGTCACTGCCGGGCTTGCCAACTTCGTGCGGCAATCGATGGAGTCCGCGCGAAGAGTCGCCGCGCCTTGCGTCGGAGCCTTCGTGCTGGCCGAAAGCGGGGTGCTCGATGGCCGGCGGGCAACGACGCACTGGCTATTCGCGAAGGAACTGCAGGACCGATTCCCCGGCGTGAAAGTCGAGGCCGACAGGATCTACATCATCGACGGCCCGGTGTGGACCTCGGCGGGTATGACCGCCAGCATCGATCTGGCGCTGGCGATGATCGAGAAGGACCACGGTCTCGAGACGGCTCGCACCGTCGCCCGCAAACTGGTGGTGTACCACCGTCGCGCGGGCGGTCAGTCGCAGTTCTCGGTACTGCTGGACCTCGAGCCGAAATCCGATCGCATCCAGCAGGCACTGGACTACGCCCGGCGCAACCTGAGGAATACCCTGAGCGTGGAAGAGCTGGCAGAAGTCTCCCACCTGAGCCCCCGCCAATTCAGCCGCGCATTCAGTGCGGAAACCGGCCAGTCGCCGGCCAAGGCGGTAGAGCACCTGCGGGTCGAAGCGGCACGCATGCTGCTTGAGGGCAGCGGACACCCAATCGAAGTCATTGCCAGAGAGACGGGGTTCGTTGATCGCGAACGGATGAGGCGTGCGTTCCTGCGCACCATTGGGCAGACGCCTCAAGCGGTTCGGCGAAGTGGGACGCCAAGCGCCCAGTGA
- a CDS encoding thioesterase family protein, translated as MNPLQPLPLAIGLIHNETLVVADRHTVPQVEPDWPGFSDMPPVLATAMMIGFIEQTCIEGLRSYLSPEQRTVGTHEDVSHVAATPVGMRVVATVKLTALEGRSLVFQVECQDEKGVIGAGTHRRAIIDLPRFLQRLVEMTGQLGG; from the coding sequence ATGAACCCTCTCCAGCCTTTACCGCTTGCCATCGGGTTGATCCATAACGAAACGCTGGTCGTGGCTGACCGCCACACGGTTCCGCAAGTGGAGCCCGATTGGCCAGGCTTCAGCGACATGCCGCCCGTCCTTGCCACCGCGATGATGATCGGATTCATCGAGCAGACCTGCATCGAGGGGCTTCGGTCCTACCTGTCGCCCGAACAACGCACGGTAGGCACCCACGAGGATGTGAGCCACGTTGCCGCTACACCGGTTGGAATGAGGGTAGTGGCAACAGTCAAGCTCACCGCCCTGGAGGGCAGGTCGCTGGTGTTCCAGGTGGAGTGCCAGGATGAAAAGGGCGTTATCGGCGCAGGCACCCACCGGCGGGCGATCATAGACCTTCCGCGATTCCTCCAGCGCCTTGTGGAAATGACGGGCCAGCTGGGCGGCTAA